gggggggattTTCCACCTGCCAAGGAGAGGAGGgctcagctcagagctgcttggCAGCACTGCCCCCTCTCCATCACTCAGTCTCTTGCTCTCTCCTCTCACCCAGGTCCAGTGGGATAACCCAGCTCCCAGACtgtgcagggcagctctgccaaGGCCTCTGAGCTCCTTGCTGCAAGGAAGAGGACAGGTAAAGTTTACCCCAGCTAAAATGATGCCTCCAGCTGTTAAAGGTGGTCCCACCCTAATTCACTTGGTGAGAAGCTGGAGagccctgggctgtggggctgcagcctccccctCCCTTTGTGCTCAGGgtgtcctgcctgtcccctgcagggtgtggagctgctggctggagctgggggcaAGGCAGGGGCAGCTCTTCTCCATCTGTGGTGCCATAAGGCTGCAGCTTCCAggaattctttgttgtgagggtgctgagcccctggcccaggtttcccagagaagctgtggctgccccatccctggcagtgtctcagcccaggttggatggggcttggagcaacctgagctgtgagaggtgtccctgaccatggcagggggttgggactgggtgagctctaaggtcccttccaacccaaacccatgGGGTTCCATGATTTGTGCTTCCATCCCAGTGTtgccccagcacagagctgctgtgcacAGATGTTCCTGGGAAagccctgcagagccagagggAACATTCCCACCTCAGATTCACTGCCTGGGTCAAAGCCTGTCCATCTTCAGGGCCATGGCCATGGCACCTGCccccctgccacctccttccccagggattGCCTGTGTGCAGCCCAAGGCTGGGCTCTGACTTTTCTAAAAGCTTCTGTCCTTGCAGGGCTGCCCTGAGCCATGTCCAACGACCCTCCTCCCCCCTACCCAGGAGGCCCCTCAGCACCTCTGATAGAGGAGAAGCACGGCCCCCCCCCTGCAGCAGGtactgggggagggaggggggatcCCAGCTGTTCCAGGGGTTGGGGTGACTTTGCTGAGCCCCCTTCGGCCCTGTCACCTCCCCCCTGCCTGCTGACTCTCTTCCCTTTCAGATGGCGTTGCCCCTGTCGTGGGACAGCCCCAGGGGGTTCCCATCCCCCCTCCGGAATTTGGGCCCCCCCCCTACGAGCCCCCCTCCCAGCCAGGGTTCGTGCCCCCCCACATGCCCACAGATGGCTCTGGGCCCTACGTGCCACCTGGTGAGTACCAcgaggggctgcaggaagcaggagggggGGACAAGGACCCCACACACCCCCCGGGCAGAAGTCTCCTGGTGCCCTGGGCAGTGTGTGTGGGGAGAATCAGGGGGGGTTCAGTGAGACTgcttggggtgggatggggggtACAGAGCCTGCGGGGGGGTTGGCTCCATGTCCTGCCCGAGGTGGTGGGGGGACAGGAGGGCAGAGCCCCCCCAGCAAGGGTCTGAGCTCTCCTGCTGCACACAGTGATGTTCACCTCTGCAactccctcctcccagcaggtTATTACCCACCCCCGGGCCCCCACCCCCACATGGGCTTCTACCCTGCTCCTGGTCACTACCCCTCTCCCGGTGGCCACACGGCGACAGTGCTGGTCCCATCGGGGACGGCCACCACGGTGAcagtgctgcagggagagaTCTTCCAGGGAGCCCCCGTGCAGACCGTGTGTCCCCACTGCCAGCAAGCCATCACCACCAAGATCTCCTACGAGATCGGGCTCATGAGCTTCCTGCTTGGCTTCTTCTGCTGCTTCGTGGGGTAGGTGCTGCACTCAGAGccccacagtgggggtgggtgctcagctctgctcctgctgcccccagtGCCCTTGGCCAAGCACCTGGGCatggaggggctgctggggcagcaggcaggTTCCTGGGGTGATAGGGGCTGGAGAGCTGTCAGGAAGCCAGGGGAAAGAGGGTGCAACTGCTGAAGGGCCACTTTGGGGTTTGCCCTTAGTGCAGGAGCCACCCACCCATCCCTAGCCCCAGAACCCTGTGGCTGAGTGCCACAGCCTGTCCTTGtgtcccagggcagagctgagtgCCACAGCCTGTCCTTGtgtcccagggcagagctgagtgCCACAGCCTGTCCTTGTggcccagggcagagctgagtgCCACAGCCTGTCCTTGtggcccagggctggcagcaggaggggcagTGGGAGGGGATGGGTTTCCTGCCCCAGGGGCACAGAGATCAGGCCCGGTCACCTGCATGTGTCCCACTGGGCCACCCCTGCCCTCCACAAGGTGCCCAGGTACTTACTGATGATGTTCTTACCCCTACAGCAGCACCCAAGGGCCAGGGGGGTTGGTGCTGCCCTGAAGAGtgatggggaggtggggggcATGGCTGTGCTCAAGgcagtgctcaaggccaggttggatggggcttgaagaAACCTGGTGTGGTAGGAGGTGTCTGCCCATGCTGGGGAGGATGCCTGGATGATatctgaggtccctcccaagcTAATCCAGGCTGGGATGAGTCTTTGGTGGCCCCCAGGGACACAGATACCTTTCTCCCCCACGCTCCAGAGCAAAGTCCCCAACTTCTGTCTGTCCTCCCCACCCCGTGCCCAGCTCACAGCCCTCTGCCTCACCCTCTGCCCAGGTGtgatctctgctgctgcctcatcCCCTGCCTCTTCGATGACTTCAAGGACGTGACACACACGTGTCCCAACTGCAAGGCTTACATCTACACCTACAAGCGCATGTGCTAACAGCCCCGGGACCACCGCCCGAccctctccccctgccctccctctgctccGCACCAACCCCTTGGCTTCCCCCGGCCCCTTCCCTCTGGATCCCATCCCGATCCCTCCTGCTCCCGCTTCCCGTGCTCCCGTCCTGCCTGTGAGCGGCTGGGTTGGcgaggggggcagagggggagccCGGGGGCTGTGCGggggctgtgccctgcagcaggcaggattGGAGGGGGGGAaccatccctctgctccccccgGTGCTCCAGAGCCCGGCCCCgggggaggagctgctggaggagccccctccccacacctcccagggcaggggggtCCGGGCAGGGGGGGCAGCGCTGTTTTAGGGGGGCTCCCGAGGGCCCTGGCAGAGGTGAGAGGTCCCAGGCTGTTTCCCAAGGAGGGGCGGGCAGCCCCCCCGTTGGAGGCTCCTGCCGGGGCCAGCCCTCGCGTCCCGCTCCGCAGCTCCGTCCcgagctcctcctgcccccccgGTACCGCACACCGCACCCGGCAtggcccagccctgccctgcccgcccCGGCGCTGCACGGGAGGAGTTTGTTCGCAGCTCTGGAGCAGATCCCCAACTCCCCAAACCCCCAGCTCTGTGGGCAaacaccccccagctccccctgcacccccccagcTGCACCCTCGGGGGTCCCGCCCTGCATAGGGGGATGTGTGGTATTTTTTGCTCATTTGCTATGGGgcagaaggaaggggaggagcaggcagggcaggagctgccagcagctcgAACAGATGAGGAGAAGAACCCTGGAGGCGTTTTCAGCCTCTCCGTGGCTGCTCCTCccgcccccagccccggggTGTGCAGCCCCCCGCCCGAGGCTGGGGGGGTC
The sequence above is a segment of the Heliangelus exortis chromosome 17, bHelExo1.hap1, whole genome shotgun sequence genome. Coding sequences within it:
- the CDIP1 gene encoding cell death-inducing p53-target protein 1 isoform X1, which produces MSNDPPPPYPGGPSAPLIEEKHGPPPAADGVAPVVGQPQGVPIPPPEFGPPPYEPPSQPGFVPPHMPTDGSGPYVPPAGYYPPPGPHPHMGFYPAPGHYPSPGGHTATVLVPSGTATTVTVLQGEIFQGAPVQTVCPHCQQAITTKISYEIGLMSFLLGFFCCFVGCDLCCCLIPCLFDDFKDVTHTCPNCKAYIYTYKRMC
- the CDIP1 gene encoding cell death-inducing p53-target protein 1 isoform X2; amino-acid sequence: MSNDPPPPYPGGPSAPLIEEKHGPPPAADGVAPVVGQPQGVPIPPPEFGPPPYEPPSQPGFVPPHMPTDGSGPYVPPGYYPPPGPHPHMGFYPAPGHYPSPGGHTATVLVPSGTATTVTVLQGEIFQGAPVQTVCPHCQQAITTKISYEIGLMSFLLGFFCCFVGCDLCCCLIPCLFDDFKDVTHTCPNCKAYIYTYKRMC